In Tolumonas lignilytica, the DNA window GCTCAATGACGGCAGCACCACCAGTCTTCATATTGACATCACCGGCACCGACAACGCCCCGGTCATCAGCAGCGGCAGCGGCACGGTGGTCGAACAGAGCCAGCCGAGTGTGGCCGGGCAGCTCAGTGCCAGCGACGCCGACAATCCCGGGTTGCAGTTTGTGGCGGAAACGGTGAAGGGCAGTTACGGCAGCGCCGTGCTGCAGGCGGACGGCCACTGGAGCTACACGCTGGACAGCCGCGCCGACGCGCTGGCGCAAGATCAAAAGGCGAGTGACAGCCTGACGGTGCGGCTCAATGACGGCAGCACCACCAGTCTTCATATTGACATCACCGGCACCGACAACGCCCCGGTCATCAGCAGCGGCAGCGGCTCGGTGGTCGAACAGAGCCAGCCGAGTGTGGCCGGGCAGCTCAGTGCCAGCGACGCCGACAATCCCGGGTTGCAGTTTGTGGCGGAAACGGTGAAGGGCAGTTACGGCAGCGCCGTGCTGCAGGCGGACGGCCACTGGAGCTACACGCTGGACAGCCGCGCCGACGCGCTGGCGCAAGATCAAAAGGCGAGCGACAGCCTGACGGTGCGGCTCAATGACGGCAGCACCACCAGTCTTCATATTGACATCACCGGCACCGACAACGCCCCGGTCATCAGCAGCGGCAGCGGCACGGTGGTCGAACAGAGCCAGCCGAGTGTGGCCGGGCAGCTCAGTGCCAGCGACGCCGACAATCCCGGGTTGCAGTTTGTGGCGGAAACGGTGAAGGGCAGTTACGGCAGCGCCGTGCTGCAGGCGGACGGCCACTGGAGCTACACGCTGGACAGCCGCGCCGACGCGCTGGCGCAAGATCAAAAGGCGAGCGACAGCCTAACGGTGCGGCTCAATGACGGCAGCACCACCAGTCTTCATATTGACATCACCGGCACCGACAACGCTCCGGTCATCAGCAGCGGCAGCGGCACGGTGGTCGAACAGAGCCAGCCGAGTGTGGCCGGGCAGCTCAGTGCCAGCGACGCCGACAATCCCGGGTTGCAGTTTGTGGCGGAAACGGTGAAGGGCAGTTACGGCAGCGCCGTGCTGCAGGCGGACGGCCACTGGAGCTACACGCTGGACAGCCGCGCCGACGCGCTGGCGCAAGATCAAAAGGCGAGCGACAGCCTAACGGTGCGGCTCAATGACGGCAGCACCACCAGTCTTCATATTGACATCACCGGCACCGACAACGCTCCGGTCATCAGCAGCGGCAGCGGCACGGTGGTCGAACAGAGCCAGCCGAGTGTGGCCGGGCAGCTCAGTGCCAGCGACGCCGACAATCCCGGGTTGCAGTTTGTGGCGGAAACGGTGAAGGGCAGTTACGGCAGCGCCGTGCTGCAGGCGGACGGCCACTGGAGCTACACGCTGGACAGCCGCGCCGACGCGCTGGCGCAAGATCAAAAGGCGAGTGACAGCCTGACGGTGCGGCTCAATGACGGCAGCACCACCAGTCTTCATATTGACATCACCGGCACCGACAACGCCCCGACGTCAACAGGAAGCCTTGTCACCAGTGCAGAAGATACACCTTATGTTTTCCATTGGGGGGATTTTGGCGTCAATGATGTTGATTCATCTATAACTACATTAGGTATCAAAGTTACAAGCTTGCCTGTTGATGGCAAGTTACAATATTTAGATTCAAGTGGTGTTTGGAATTCAGTTTCAACTGGCCAAACAATCAGTTATGCAGATATTGCAGCTAATCATTTACGGTTTGTTCCTGATCTGAATGAATCAGGTAGTGGTGTGTATGCTAATTCAGGTATTGGCGATCAAAAGTCGCATTATGCTGCTTTCTCTTTTGAGGCTACCGATGGAATAACAACCAGCCATGATGCCGCAATTACAATTGATATAACCCCTGTTGCTGATGTTCCGATCATTACAGTGGATGGTGTTTCCATCTCTGCTGGATCTGCATATGTGGCAACACCTCCCGCTGGCGATGGTTTGACGGTCAAGCAATATACGTCATTACCAAATGTATCTACGTCAGATGTAGATACTAATTCAGAGGTAAGTAGTTTATTAACGAGATTGAATGCAGATACACCTACATCGACATTGATCTCTGCGGCACCACAAAATTATACCGCTTCCACCTCTGGAGGTGATCCTTTCGGTATTCCGCAGGATGGTGCATACCGGATGACTGGTTTGATTTATCTGGAAGCAGGTAAATCCTATACCTTTAGTTCATATATGGATGACACTGCTCTTCTCAAAATTGGTGGTACAGAAGTGCTTAACATGACTTTTAACCACTGGGGAAATATCACTGCAAATACCTATATTCCTTCGGTAAGTGGGTATTACACGCTCGATTGGGCAGTGTACAACGGTAATAATATTGGAGCTGTTTTACCGTATTTAAGTGTAAATGGCGGGGCGGCAGTTGCCTTAAATACAACGAACTACCACCTTTATAGTTCTCTTTCTGAACTTGATAGCCTAGGTGCTCATCATAATTCATTGGTGAGTGTCTCAGACGGCGGATATTACCCGGTTAGTAATACAGGGGCTGAAGGTTCTGTGATTGCGTTATCACCAATCGGCATTGCACTCTCAGATATCGATGGTTCAGAAAAGCTAACATCATTAACTGCCAACAATTTGTTGACCGGTTCAATCCTGACTGATGGTCAGCATGAATTTGTAGCAACGGACTCAATACATTCTGTAGATATCACAAACTGGAATCTGCAATCGTTGTCGATTACTCCGCCGACATATTACAACGGTGTCTATAACCTTGGTTTAGCACTGACCAGCCAAGAAACGGCAGCAGGTATGACAGCTATTAATAATGTGACACTGCCTATCACTGTTTTAGCGGTTAACAATGCACCAGAAGCGCAAGCTGATACAATTACTATCACTGAAAATTCAACAAATTCAACGGTATCTGGTTCTGTAACTAGTAATGATTCAGACCCTGACAATGACGCTCTATCGGTAATTTCGGTAAATAGTCAAAAC includes these proteins:
- a CDS encoding VCBS domain-containing protein: MVEQSQPSVAGQLSASDADNPGLQFVAETVKGSYGSAVLQADGHWSYTLDSRADALAQDQKASDSLTVRLNDGSTTSLHIDITGTDNAPVISSGSGSVVEQSQPSVAGQLSASDADNPGLQFVAETVKGSYGSAVLQADGHWSYTLDSRADALAQDQKASDSLTVRLNDGSTTSLHIDITGTDNAPVISSGSGTVVEQSQPSVAGQLSASDADNPGLQFVAETVKGSYGSAVLQADGHWSYTLDSRADALAQDQKASDSLTVRLNDGSTTSLHIDITGTDNAPVISSGSGTVVEQSQPSVAGQLSASDADNPGLQFVAETVKGSYGSAVLQADGHWSYTLDSRADALAQDQKASDSLTVRLNDGSTTSLHIDITGTDNAPVISSGSGTVVEQSQPSVAGQLSASDADNPGLQFVAETVKGSYGSAVLQADGHWSYTLDSRADALAQDQKASDSLTVRLNDGSTTSLHIDITGTDNAPTSTGSLVTSAEDTPYVFHWGDFGVNDVDSSITTLGIKVTSLPVDGKLQYLDSSGVWNSVSTGQTISYADIAANHLRFVPDLNESGSGVYANSGIGDQKSHYAAFSFEATDGITTSHDAAITIDITPVADVPIITVDGVSISAGSAYVATPPAGDGLTVKQYTSLPNVSTSDVDTNSEVSSLLTRLNADTPTSTLISAAPQNYTASTSGGDPFGIPQDGAYRMTGLIYLEAGKSYTFSSYMDDTALLKIGGTEVLNMTFNHWGNITANTYIPSVSGYYTLDWAVYNGNNIGAVLPYLSVNGGAAVALNTTNYHLYSSLSELDSLGAHHNSLVSVSDGGYYPVSNTGAEGSVIALSPIGIALSDIDGSEKLTSLTANNLLTGSILTDGQHEFVATDSIHSVDITNWNLQSLSITPPTYYNGVYNLGLALTSQETAAGMTAINNVTLPITVLAVNNAPEAQADTITITENSTNSTVSGSVTSNDSDPDNDALSVISVNSQNSSLGVSVAGSHGSFVINSDGSYTYTLDSNDAQVHSLNTGESLADVVSYSISDGHGGTDTALLTVTIQGITDSLSTITAGTTGTTTGTNASEYINGSTGNDYIEAGSGNDIVHTGGNQTTTTAATLAGLTFITTDDSSMLSGSNLSSSVATTTVKGYGDLVNGGNGNDALIGGDQSDLLYGGSGNDYLFGGAGSDALRGGAGNDRLEGGSGSDILRGDAGADVFIWSAGDASTILGTVSAGNNNAYGVNNNTQLANTVDLVKDFSKSDGDALDLRGLLVGEEHAGVTDAGNLSSYLHFETTNTGSNASTIIHISSNGGFADGYNSALEDQSIVLSNVNLLKNSAGTTLLNDNAVIQDLLANHYLIVDDGSANDVLKGTSGNDNLNGGAGDDSLYGDLGNDILIGGNGSDHLYGGKGDDTLTGGAGKDYFVWQSGDQGTTSAPATDHITDFNKSSDVIDISDLLDHEGSKTQDVLKSYLSVSHDSGDNVTIEIHQSANGANDITNKIVLDGVHYSDFGTGATAATILNSLIDSQHLLIHKN